A section of the Acanthochromis polyacanthus isolate Apoly-LR-REF ecotype Palm Island chromosome 1, KAUST_Apoly_ChrSc, whole genome shotgun sequence genome encodes:
- the LOC127534042 gene encoding SCAN domain-containing protein 3-like translates to MKKCSFARRWKERVQARTFFNKLDSKLKEEGMSWSECLSVCTDGAGAMLGKKKGLRARVQQVAPHVCFTHCIIHREALACKSLSAELKHVLDTAVKIVNYIKSRPLNTRLFATLCNEMGAEHQGLLLHTEVRWLSRGNVLSRLCELREEVRIFLADQRSPLAEHLSDPDWVARLVYLSSVFGKLNGLNMSLQGENTSILTLNDKVQAFVRKLERWRERAEAGHMDMFTELDDFIEENALSVNIVRASVADHLQSLVDHFKKYFPEETAPERHDWIRSPFTAKTNHLTSDFEDALIELSSDRTLRALFDAKSLDEFWISVRKEYPQLSAAALNTLMPFGSTYLCEKTFSALTYIKNKHRSRLNVEDDLRIAVSKIKPRLDLLCSVHIAHPSH, encoded by the coding sequence ATGAAGAAATGCTCTTTTGCACGCCGCTGGAAGGAGCGTGTACAGGCGaggacattttttaacaaactggACAGCAAGCTAAAAGAAGAAGGTATGTCCTGGAGTGAGTGCTTATCAGTGTGCACAGATGGAGCAGGGGCAATGCTGGGGAAAAAGAAGGGGTTGAGAGCACGAGTCCAGCAAGTTGCCCCTCACGTCTGCTTTACCCACTGCATTATACACAGAGAAGCCCTTGCATGTAAATCACTGAGTGCAGAGTTAAAGCACGTCCTtgacacagcagtgaaaatCGTGAATTATATAAAATCACGTCCGCTTAACACCAGACTGTTTGCAACCCTCTGTAACGAAATGGGAGCGGAGCACCAAGGCCTCCTGTTGCACACAGAGGTGAGATGGCTTTCCCGGGGAAATGTACTGAGCCGCTTGTGTGAGCTGAGGGAAGAGGTGCGCATCTTCCTCGCCGACCAAAGATCACCTCTCGCAGAACACCTCTCTGATCCTGACTGGGTAGCAAGGCTGGTGTATTTATCATCTGTTTTTGGCAAACTGAATGGGTTGAATATGTCACTGCAAGGTGAAAACACAAGCATTTTGACCCTCAATGACAAAGTGCAAGCATTTGTGCGTAAACTGGAGCGCTGGAGAGAGCGCGCTGAAGCTGGACATATGGACATGTTTACTGAGCTGGATGATTTTATTGAAGAAAATGCTTTGAGTGTGAACATTGTAAGGGCGTCTGTAGCGGATCACCTTCAGTCtcttgtggatcattttaaaaagtatttcccAGAAGAAACTGCTCCTGAAAGGCATGATTGGATCCGATCCCCgttcactgcaaaaacaaatcatttgacATCTGACTTTGAGGATGCGCTGATTGAACTTTCATCTGACCGAACCCTGAGAGCGCTTTTTGATGCCAAGAGCCTGGATGAGTTTTGGATTTCGGTGAGGAAGGAGTACCCGCAGCTGTCTGCAGCAGCATTGAACACACTGATGCCATTTGGCTCTACGTACTTATGCGAAAAAACTTTCTCTGCACTGACTTACATCAAGAACAAGCACAGATCTCGACTTAATGTGGAGGACGATCTCCGAATTGCCGTCTCCAAAATCAAACCGAGACTGGATCTTCTTTGCTCAGTGCATATTGCCCACCCATCGCATTAG